The Mesorhizobium sp. B2-8-5 genome segment GCTCGCGCGTCCGTCCTTCGCCCGCGTCATCGAGGAAGCGCAGCCCTATTTCAAGTTCTTCCCCTACAACAACGGCTAGAGCCGGATGATTTCAGGTCGAATCGACCTGAAATCTGAATCCGTCTCTAAATCAAAGAGATAGAGCATGATGTCGTCCGAAAACCGCTTCACACTTTTCGGCATCATGCTCTAGAGCGCGATGCTGCACGATACCGTCCAGCTCGATCTGATGTTCCAGGCGCTCGCCGATCCGGCGCGGCGGCAGATGGTGGATCGGCTGTCGCGCGGGCCGGCGTCGGTCAGCCAGCTGGCGGAACCGCTGGCGATGTCATTGTCGGCCGTCGTCCAGCATCTCAACGTGCTCGAGGCGAGCGGCCTGGTGAGAACCGAAAAGCTTGGCCGGGTCCGCACCTGCCGGATCGAACCGCAGGCGCTTCGGGCCGCCGAGCGCTGGATCAACGAGCGGCGGCTCACCTGGGAGCGCCGGCTCGACCGCCTCGGCGATTTCCTCGCTGAAACCAAGGATGAAACCTGAAGGGTCCCGTCATGAGCGAACGATCCGTCGTCCATTCCACCTTCGTCATCGAACGCGTCTACCCGGCGGCGCCCGAGAAGGTCTATTTCGCGCTGAGCGATCCGGCCGCCAAGAAACGCTGGTTCGTCGATCCCGACAACCCCATGCCCAGCCGGCATGAGATGGATTTTCGCGTCGGCGGCAAGGAGGTGAATGCCGGCTGTCCAAGCGATGGGCAGATGCATTTCTACAACGCGGTCTATCAGGATATCGTGCCCAACCGGCGCATCGTCTACAGCTATGAGCTCTTGTTCGGCGAAACCCGGGTCTCGGTTTCGCTCGCGACGATCGAGCTTATCCCCGAAGGCAAGGGTACGCGGCTTATCCTGACGGAGCAGGGCGCCTTCTTCGACGGCATCGATACGCCGGCCACCCGCGAGCATGGCACCGGCGAACTGCTCGATACGCTCGGCGCTGCCCTGCAGGTGGCGGCTTGAGGCCTCCAGCCAAAGCGCATTGCGCTTTGGATCTTTGTCTGATGCATGCCGTTGCCTCAGAACCGCTGCACACTTCCGAGCGACATGCATTGATGGTCAGGACTATTCCCCCGGCGCCGTTTCCCAGAATTGGTCGAGCCAGATGTTGAGCCTGAGGAAGCCGGCGCTGCTGACGGCATAGACGCGCCTCGTGCCTTCGGCCTTGGCGTTGACCAGGCCGGCGTCGAGCAGGACCTTCAGATGTTGGGAGACCGCAGGGCGTGAGACGGGCAACCCGGCCGCCAATTCGTTCACCGTCTTCGGGCCGCGCCGGAGTTCTTCCAAAAGATAGCGCCGGTTGGGATCGGCTATCGCCACGAAGGCGTCAGAAAACATCATGCCTTTATTTGTGAGGCAAAGTCTTGCGAATCTCAACTATTGGTTTCAACCTTTCTGCGCGGATCGAGCCGCGTGGCCTCGGGCGTGACCGCGCGGTCCGCGGGCTGCGTCTTGAAGGCATCGCGGTTTTCGATCGGCACCGGCGCGCGGGCGCGGATGCGCAGCAGCGTGTAGCCGGCAAGGCTGAGATGCGCGAGCGCGGTTGCCAGGAAAAGTCCCTCCGGACGCACCGAGCCCATCAAGGCCGCGGCCAAAAGCGGGCCGATCATCGTGCCGAAGCCGTAGAGCAGGAGCAGGCCGCCGGAAACCTTGACGAAGTCCTCGGAGCGGGCGTGGTCGTTGGCATGCGCGACAGCGATCGAATAGAGCGTATAGGCGAAAGCGCCATAGGCTGCGGTCATCACGATGATGAAGACGCCCGAACGCGGCGCGATCAGGAAAATCAGCACCGCGACCAAGGCCGCGCCGAAGGCCGCGCCGGCCAGCACGAAGCGGCGATCGGTCGTATCCGACAGGCGCCCGGCCGGTAGCTGCATGGCGGCGCCGGAAATGACCACCAGGCTCATCATCAGCGCGATCTCGGCGGTCGATATGCCGACACGCGCGCCATAGACGGCGCCCAGCGTGCCCCAGGCGCCGTTGGCGATGCCGATCAGGAGGCAGGCCACCGCCGACACCGGCGAGTTGGCGTAGAGGCCTTTGACGTCGAGCTTGACGTCCTGCAGGGGCTTGGGATGCGACTGCGTCGACACGGCCGTCGGAATGAGCGACAGGCAAAACAGGATGCCGGTGATCATGAACAGCGAGGCCGACCGCACATCGCCGCCGGCGACGATCATCTGGCCGCCCATGATCGAAGCATAGGTGACCATCATATAGAGGCCGAAGACGGTGCCGCGGTTCTCGTTGGTGGCCTTCTCGTTCAGCCAGCTCTCGATCACCATGAAGGCGCCGGCCATGGTGAAGCCGGTGAAGGCACGCAAAAGGATCCAGACATATTCGTCGATGATGAGGCCGGTGAGCAGCGCGATGATCGCGCCCGACGCGGCGAAGGCGCCGAAAGCCCTGACATGGCCGGCGCGGCGCACGAGACGCGGCGCGAAGAAGCAGCCGGCGACGAAGCCGCCCGCCCAGGCCGTGCCCATCAGGCCGAGCGATGCGGTCGAAAAACCCTCCACCTGGCCGCGCAGCGGCAAGAGCAGGCCGTGCAGGCCGGACGCGGCGAGCAGGAACGCCGTGCCGCGCAGCAGCGAGAGGATCGGTCTGTAGGTTGCAAACATCGCTTGATCCGGGTTCGAGACGCAGGGTCTGAAGACAGATGTATTCGGGCTTTTCGGCGGCGAGCGAGCACGCCGAACAATTTATCCGCGGCGGAACAGCGACTCGGCGGCGGATTTGGTGGCGCCCTTGGCGGTGCGCTCGGCTTCCAGCCTGGCGATCTCGTCGCGCAGCAATGCGATGCGCTCGGACAATTCGTCCACGGACAGCAGCGACAGGTCCTGGCCAATCTCGTGCGGGCGCGGCTTCTTCCTGGGTTCGTCGTCGAAGATCGCCATCCGTCGCTCCTCCCTTACTTGGCCATTTGCCTGATTTGACAATCAGCATACATAGAGCAATTCCAGGAAAAGTGCGTAGCGGTTTTCCGTCCGGAATTGCGTAAGAACAAAGAGTTGGAGCGGTTCGGCGTCTCTTTCGGACGTCAAAACGTTCCAAGCAGGGGTCCGATGCAAACGGCCGACGACAGATCGACATAAGGAGACGGCAAGCCATGGCAAACGGGCAGAAGATTCCGGCAAATATGACGGCCATCGCGATCTCGCAACCGGGCGGGCCAAAGGTGCTCAAGCCGGAAACGCGCGACGTGCCGGTGCC includes the following:
- a CDS encoding SRPBCC family protein, whose protein sequence is MSERSVVHSTFVIERVYPAAPEKVYFALSDPAAKKRWFVDPDNPMPSRHEMDFRVGGKEVNAGCPSDGQMHFYNAVYQDIVPNRRIVYSYELLFGETRVSVSLATIELIPEGKGTRLILTEQGAFFDGIDTPATREHGTGELLDTLGAALQVAA
- a CDS encoding ArsR/SmtB family transcription factor; the protein is MLHDTVQLDLMFQALADPARRQMVDRLSRGPASVSQLAEPLAMSLSAVVQHLNVLEASGLVRTEKLGRVRTCRIEPQALRAAERWINERRLTWERRLDRLGDFLAETKDET
- a CDS encoding ArsR/SmtB family transcription factor, which gives rise to MMFSDAFVAIADPNRRYLLEELRRGPKTVNELAAGLPVSRPAVSQHLKVLLDAGLVNAKAEGTRRVYAVSSAGFLRLNIWLDQFWETAPGE
- a CDS encoding MFS transporter gives rise to the protein MFATYRPILSLLRGTAFLLAASGLHGLLLPLRGQVEGFSTASLGLMGTAWAGGFVAGCFFAPRLVRRAGHVRAFGAFAASGAIIALLTGLIIDEYVWILLRAFTGFTMAGAFMVIESWLNEKATNENRGTVFGLYMMVTYASIMGGQMIVAGGDVRSASLFMITGILFCLSLIPTAVSTQSHPKPLQDVKLDVKGLYANSPVSAVACLLIGIANGAWGTLGAVYGARVGISTAEIALMMSLVVISGAAMQLPAGRLSDTTDRRFVLAGAAFGAALVAVLIFLIAPRSGVFIIVMTAAYGAFAYTLYSIAVAHANDHARSEDFVKVSGGLLLLYGFGTMIGPLLAAALMGSVRPEGLFLATALAHLSLAGYTLLRIRARAPVPIENRDAFKTQPADRAVTPEATRLDPRRKVETNS
- a CDS encoding DUF1192 domain-containing protein, with protein sequence MAIFDDEPRKKPRPHEIGQDLSLLSVDELSERIALLRDEIARLEAERTAKGATKSAAESLFRRG